In one Thermaerobacter sp. PB12/4term genomic region, the following are encoded:
- a CDS encoding Ger(x)C family spore germination protein, with amino-acid sequence MRSQRVEALQVAISAIIAVTTGALLYLPRPVVVRAGRDGWMAVGVAALLGMVLAWCWWALYFGPERAPGERTAGDRPGWGDRLLAAGFAGYVTYLAVVLVAQVTTVFATVLPEMPVAVFAAGTALTGWVLAAYGLEAVYRSGQVLFPLMVGASVLNLAVVLAGNVDMRELTPVLETGVGPVTTALPVAFAFSGASAVVLAAAGRLRDPGRVRWALPLAVALSGLLLVAYTAAAVAVLGASEVARSTFPVLSLIRQVRASLFLLRLEILTLFAWLTGAFVHLGLLLTAAGTAVARALPGRPQWHGVVTAVIAAGAGWVGVVAFASGPVLLHHVERFFPAVSIAGTAFLLAGGWLSLQARRSGRPRPPATPTGSPRMGGMEEPPREGPDPAETIPSSKASGPDASPNEGGSGSQVRSAEPGSRRAAALGMLALSAGLFLGGCYGRIEPEQAAVVTVLGIDRARGDRLLLTVEIVGAPTTGPREQPGSIAHRLLQAEGRSLLDAQRQLELLAGREILWSHVNVVLVGRDLARSGLEPVLDTLSRRYTFRRNAFLFVTDGPAGRFLQRLQPAFGAPRFVAFQRMMLRPSARLGPPIDLNAFLRTVGHGGEDPAVPVVDLAASTPSEPMVRRVALFRGLRMVALADEPATRGLYWLTGQQEVDRLVWPCPGDPPDRGFGVTAVRSSNRRSVRWTPAGPAASVRVRIEADVEEWQCPEPLTTSALPRAQAAAARAVGRDVAALLQLARREGIDPVGFGLELHRRDPAAWRGVSPQWRRRLASLRVGVQVDVHLRRTGLTMGAP; translated from the coding sequence ATGAGGTCGCAGCGGGTCGAAGCCCTGCAGGTCGCCATCAGCGCCATCATCGCGGTGACCACGGGGGCGCTGCTGTACCTGCCGCGGCCCGTGGTGGTGAGGGCGGGACGGGACGGCTGGATGGCGGTGGGCGTGGCGGCGCTGCTCGGGATGGTCCTGGCCTGGTGCTGGTGGGCCCTGTACTTCGGGCCGGAGCGGGCACCGGGCGAGCGGACGGCCGGGGACCGGCCCGGCTGGGGCGACCGCCTGCTCGCGGCGGGCTTTGCCGGGTATGTCACGTACCTGGCGGTGGTCCTCGTCGCCCAGGTCACCACCGTGTTCGCCACCGTGCTGCCGGAGATGCCGGTGGCGGTGTTCGCCGCCGGGACGGCGCTGACGGGTTGGGTCCTGGCAGCCTACGGCCTGGAGGCGGTCTACCGCAGCGGCCAGGTGCTCTTCCCCCTGATGGTGGGCGCCAGCGTGCTCAACCTTGCCGTCGTGCTGGCGGGGAACGTGGACATGCGCGAGCTGACGCCGGTCCTGGAAACGGGTGTCGGTCCGGTGACGACCGCCCTGCCGGTCGCCTTCGCCTTTTCCGGCGCGTCGGCCGTGGTGCTGGCGGCCGCCGGCCGGTTGCGGGACCCCGGACGGGTGCGCTGGGCCCTACCCCTGGCCGTGGCCCTGTCGGGCCTGCTGCTGGTCGCCTACACCGCGGCCGCCGTTGCAGTGCTCGGCGCGTCCGAGGTGGCGCGGTCGACTTTCCCGGTGCTCAGCCTGATCCGTCAGGTCCGTGCCAGCCTGTTCCTCCTGCGCCTCGAGATCCTCACGCTGTTCGCCTGGCTGACGGGGGCGTTCGTCCATCTGGGGCTCTTGCTGACCGCGGCCGGCACGGCTGTGGCCCGGGCCCTCCCCGGGAGGCCGCAATGGCACGGCGTGGTGACGGCCGTGATCGCCGCCGGGGCCGGGTGGGTGGGCGTCGTGGCGTTCGCCAGCGGCCCGGTGCTTCTCCACCACGTGGAGAGGTTCTTCCCGGCGGTGTCCATCGCGGGGACGGCCTTCCTGCTGGCCGGCGGCTGGCTGAGCCTCCAGGCACGCCGGTCCGGCCGGCCGCGACCCCCGGCCACCCCCACCGGGTCCCCCCGGATGGGCGGGATGGAGGAGCCACCGCGCGAGGGGCCGGATCCTGCTGAAACGATCCCGTCATCCAAGGCGAGCGGACCCGATGCGTCTCCGAACGAGGGTGGATCCGGCTCCCAGGTCCGGAGCGCCGAGCCTGGGTCGCGGCGCGCTGCGGCCCTGGGGATGCTCGCCCTTTCCGCCGGCCTCTTCCTCGGCGGCTGCTACGGCCGCATCGAGCCCGAGCAGGCCGCCGTGGTGACGGTGCTGGGCATCGACCGAGCCCGCGGCGACCGCCTGCTGCTCACCGTGGAGATCGTCGGCGCCCCCACCACCGGCCCCAGGGAACAACCGGGCAGCATCGCCCACCGGCTGCTCCAGGCCGAAGGCCGGTCGCTCCTCGATGCGCAGCGCCAGCTGGAGCTGCTCGCAGGACGGGAGATCCTGTGGAGCCACGTCAACGTGGTGCTGGTGGGGCGGGACCTGGCGCGATCGGGGCTTGAGCCCGTCCTTGACACCCTGTCCCGGCGGTACACCTTCCGGCGCAACGCCTTCCTGTTCGTCACCGACGGCCCCGCCGGCCGGTTCCTCCAACGCCTCCAGCCCGCCTTCGGCGCCCCGCGCTTCGTCGCCTTCCAGCGGATGATGCTTCGTCCCTCCGCCCGTCTGGGCCCGCCCATCGATCTGAACGCCTTCCTGCGCACCGTGGGCCACGGGGGTGAGGATCCGGCGGTGCCGGTGGTAGATCTCGCCGCGTCGACGCCGTCCGAACCTATGGTGCGGCGCGTGGCCCTGTTCCGCGGCCTGCGCATGGTCGCCCTGGCGGACGAACCGGCCACCCGGGGCCTCTACTGGCTGACCGGCCAGCAAGAGGTGGACCGGCTGGTGTGGCCCTGCCCCGGCGATCCGCCGGATCGCGGGTTCGGGGTCACCGCCGTGCGCAGCAGCAACCGGCGGAGTGTCCGCTGGACGCCCGCCGGGCCGGCGGCCTCCGTGCGGGTGCGGATCGAGGCGGACGTCGAAGAGTGGCAGTGTCCGGAGCCCCTGACGACGTCCGCGCTGCCGCGGGCCCAGGCCGCGGCGGCACGCGCCGTGGGCCGCGACGTGGCGGCGCTGCTGCAGCTGGCCCGCCGGGAGGGGATCGACCCCGTGGGGTTCGGCCTGGAGTTGCATCGCCGCGATCCGGCCGCGTGGAGGGGCGTCTCCCCGCAGTGGCGCAGGCGGCTCGCGAGCCTGCGCGTCGGGGTCCAGGTAGACGTCCACCTGCGCCGCACCGGCTTGACGATGGGCGCCCCTTGA
- a CDS encoding amidase, which produces MGFKEYDRYDGLGLAALIRSRQVKAVEVVEAAVRRIEAVNPRLNAVVVPLFEQALERAQAIDARLDAAGGGATDAVGAAAGVETGSAYGSAPPGAAGGSSTTPGRTGDHAAGGPFAGVPFLVKDLGEALAGVPLTHGSRAYAGFVPDHDAETVRRYKAAGLVILGKTNTPELGLVAFTEPELYGPCRNPWDPSRTPGGSSGGSAAAVAAGMVPLASGGDGGGSLRIPASHCGLFGLKASRGRTPTGPDFGQMWHGAAVYGVLTRSVRDSAAILDLLAAPEPGAPYVIAPPRRSYLDELGQDPEPLRIAMDTRSPIGRPVDPECVRAVERAARLLEELGHRVEEARPAIDGLALARSYLTMYCGTVAAEVRRVQELRGPEAVKQLEPATRMLGLLGETVSAGEFSQALDRWDQAARALGRFFQDWDLYMTPTVARPPVAIGELKPSPGQERLMRVLNALGVLGSGRIYRAAQILETVALENLAATPFTQLANLAGVPAMSVPLHWTAEGLPIGVQFVAPFGAEDLLFRLAGQLERAAPWFDRRPALP; this is translated from the coding sequence GTGGGTTTCAAGGAATACGACCGGTACGACGGTCTCGGCCTCGCCGCACTCATCCGCTCGCGGCAGGTCAAGGCGGTCGAGGTGGTCGAGGCGGCCGTCCGGCGCATCGAAGCGGTCAATCCCCGGCTGAACGCGGTGGTGGTGCCCCTCTTCGAGCAGGCACTCGAGCGCGCCCAGGCCATCGACGCGCGGCTGGACGCCGCCGGGGGCGGGGCCACGGACGCTGTCGGGGCCGCGGCCGGCGTCGAGACCGGCAGCGCCTACGGTTCTGCGCCCCCTGGCGCGGCCGGCGGCTCGTCGACCACCCCGGGCCGCACCGGAGATCACGCCGCGGGAGGGCCCTTCGCCGGCGTCCCCTTCCTGGTCAAGGACCTGGGCGAGGCCCTGGCCGGGGTGCCCCTGACCCACGGCTCCAGGGCGTATGCCGGGTTCGTCCCGGATCACGACGCCGAGACGGTGCGGCGCTACAAGGCGGCCGGGCTCGTCATCCTGGGGAAGACCAACACGCCGGAGCTGGGCCTGGTGGCCTTCACCGAGCCCGAGCTCTACGGCCCCTGCCGCAACCCCTGGGACCCCTCCCGCACGCCGGGCGGCTCCAGCGGCGGCTCCGCGGCGGCGGTGGCAGCCGGCATGGTGCCCCTGGCCTCGGGCGGCGACGGGGGCGGCTCGCTGCGCATCCCGGCCTCCCACTGCGGCCTGTTCGGCCTCAAGGCCAGCCGCGGCCGCACGCCCACCGGGCCGGATTTCGGGCAGATGTGGCACGGCGCCGCGGTCTACGGGGTCCTCACCCGCTCGGTGCGGGACAGCGCCGCCATCTTAGACCTCCTGGCCGCGCCGGAGCCCGGGGCTCCGTACGTCATCGCCCCGCCCCGCCGTTCCTATCTGGACGAACTCGGCCAGGACCCCGAGCCGCTGCGCATCGCCATGGACACCCGCTCGCCCATCGGCCGGCCCGTCGACCCGGAGTGCGTCAGGGCGGTGGAGCGGGCGGCGCGGCTCCTGGAAGAACTGGGCCACCGCGTGGAGGAGGCCCGGCCGGCCATCGACGGCCTGGCCCTGGCCCGCAGCTACCTCACCATGTACTGCGGCACCGTGGCGGCCGAGGTCCGGCGGGTGCAGGAGCTGCGCGGCCCGGAAGCGGTCAAGCAGCTGGAGCCCGCCACCCGGATGCTGGGCCTTCTGGGCGAAACGGTCAGCGCCGGCGAGTTCAGCCAGGCCCTGGACCGCTGGGACCAGGCGGCCCGGGCGCTGGGCCGGTTCTTCCAGGATTGGGACCTGTACATGACGCCCACCGTGGCGCGGCCGCCCGTGGCCATCGGGGAACTGAAGCCCTCGCCGGGCCAGGAGCGGCTGATGAGGGTGCTGAACGCCTTGGGCGTCCTGGGCTCGGGGCGGATCTACCGGGCGGCGCAGATCCTGGAGACGGTGGCCCTGGAGAACCTGGCCGCCACCCCCTTCACCCAGCTGGCCAACCTGGCCGGGGTCCCCGCCATGTCGGTGCCCCTCCACTGGACGGCGGAGGGGCTGCCCATCGGGGTCCAGTTCGTCGCCCCCTTCGGCGCGGAAGATCTGCTCTTCCGCCTGGCCGGGCAGCTGGAGCGGGCGGCGCCGTGGTTCGACCGGCGGCCGGCGCTGCCGTGA
- a CDS encoding TetR/AcrR family transcriptional regulator, producing the protein MCPRRAKVKRSEQILRTAKAVFARSNFRSSTTSAIAAEAGVSEPLIYRYYPSKKQLFLAVLDDVTRRILQRWDAIRRSEPSSLACLRRIGQDYLDLVDRNSEDLKVFFKAVSEDNDPEIRHFLAESYRKYARYLEDVARRGQQQGEIRGDVPSRIIAWQMMSLGAAFNLFAALGLSEWTRADREAQLLAFLERIREASPPAGAPGGRDDGEAAHGEALARSPARSPAGASDRAATGSAGNSGRSAGVRPVTPPDRGGQEA; encoded by the coding sequence ATGTGCCCGCGACGAGCGAAGGTCAAGCGGTCCGAACAGATCCTGCGCACGGCCAAGGCCGTGTTCGCCCGGTCCAACTTCCGGTCCAGCACCACGTCGGCCATCGCGGCCGAGGCCGGCGTCTCGGAGCCGCTGATCTACCGCTATTACCCGTCGAAGAAGCAGCTCTTCCTGGCGGTACTTGATGACGTCACCCGGAGGATCCTGCAGCGCTGGGACGCCATCCGCCGGTCCGAGCCGTCGAGCCTGGCCTGCCTCCGGCGGATCGGGCAGGACTACCTGGATCTGGTCGACCGGAACAGCGAGGACCTGAAGGTCTTCTTCAAGGCCGTCTCCGAGGACAACGACCCGGAAATCCGCCACTTCTTGGCGGAGAGTTACCGCAAGTACGCCCGGTACCTGGAAGACGTCGCTCGGCGGGGACAGCAGCAGGGCGAGATTCGCGGCGATGTCCCGTCCCGGATCATCGCCTGGCAGATGATGAGCCTGGGCGCCGCCTTCAACCTGTTCGCCGCACTGGGACTGTCGGAATGGACCAGGGCGGACCGCGAGGCCCAACTGCTGGCATTCCTCGAGCGCATCCGTGAGGCAAGCCCGCCCGCCGGAGCGCCGGGCGGCAGGGACGACGGGGAGGCTGCGCACGGCGAGGCGCTGGCCCGTTCGCCTGCCAGGTCGCCCGCAGGCGCTTCGGACCGCGCGGCGACCGGCTCCGCCGGGAACTCGGGGCGAAGTGCGGGGGTCCGGCCGGTCACCCCGCCGGATCGAGGGGGGCAGGAAGCGTGA
- a CDS encoding acyl-CoA dehydrogenase family protein: MRYQSYAYGQNHWELDPDLRHVLAHYWPGFTAHEDELRRFGALAGKEVYEVAYHVDHDAPPVLVMHDLDGHRVDRVRLSPAQEALLRELAPMNRPPYEGGSWHHHYALGYLVADPGIYCILTITNQTAYIIHKYAAEFSEWKDKLLRGEFWGATWMTEVQGGSNLGANTLQATRDGDAWRLDGEKYFCSGAGLTDVAVVTARPEGAPAGPKGLALFLVPRMNRAGRLNFHVRRLKDKSATRAVPSGEVDFRGSEAFLVGEAEQGIYYTLEVLTVSRLANAIAGMGIARKAHLEVLERVRRRRSFGRQLVDHPLIRRDLTDMAVRIAGGLMLGFHAADRFEKARDERPPYTARYHYARFLSHLAKNRTADHAAEVTRLAMELFGGLGFLEEYAVARWHREALITPIWEGPSNIQALDLLEAMHKKRAHEAFLAEFIPMLEEPGTPEARAAREVLEETLARLAELAASRPAEAQWYAKDAAARLADAAQVGLLYRLAETAGERYAHLASLYARRFLLGEEYPAWALEKPEVWSAGVTAGSRGLA; encoded by the coding sequence GTGAGATACCAGTCCTACGCCTACGGGCAGAACCACTGGGAGCTCGACCCGGACCTGCGCCACGTGCTGGCGCACTACTGGCCGGGCTTCACCGCCCACGAGGACGAGCTTCGCCGCTTCGGCGCCCTGGCGGGCAAGGAGGTCTACGAGGTCGCCTACCACGTGGACCATGACGCCCCGCCGGTGCTGGTCATGCACGACCTGGACGGCCACCGGGTGGACCGGGTGCGCCTCTCACCCGCCCAGGAGGCGTTACTCCGGGAACTTGCCCCGATGAACCGTCCCCCCTATGAGGGCGGGAGCTGGCACCACCACTACGCCTTGGGCTACTTGGTCGCCGATCCCGGGATCTACTGCATCCTGACCATCACCAACCAGACGGCCTACATCATCCACAAGTACGCAGCGGAGTTCAGCGAGTGGAAGGACAAGCTCCTCCGCGGCGAGTTCTGGGGCGCCACCTGGATGACCGAGGTCCAGGGCGGCAGCAACCTGGGCGCCAACACCCTCCAGGCCACCCGCGATGGCGACGCCTGGCGGCTCGACGGCGAGAAGTACTTCTGCAGCGGCGCCGGCCTGACCGACGTGGCCGTCGTCACCGCCCGCCCGGAGGGCGCGCCCGCCGGGCCCAAGGGACTGGCCCTGTTCCTGGTTCCTCGGATGAACCGGGCCGGCCGGCTGAACTTCCACGTCCGCCGGCTCAAGGACAAGAGCGCCACCCGGGCCGTCCCCTCGGGCGAGGTGGATTTCCGCGGCAGCGAGGCCTTCCTGGTGGGCGAGGCGGAGCAGGGGATCTACTACACCCTTGAGGTGCTGACGGTCTCCCGGCTGGCCAACGCCATCGCCGGCATGGGCATCGCCCGCAAGGCGCACCTGGAGGTGCTGGAGCGGGTGCGGCGCCGCCGGTCCTTCGGCCGCCAGCTCGTCGATCACCCGCTGATCCGCCGGGACCTGACCGACATGGCCGTGCGCATCGCCGGCGGCCTGATGTTGGGCTTCCACGCCGCCGACCGCTTCGAGAAGGCCCGGGACGAGCGGCCGCCTTACACGGCTCGCTACCACTACGCCCGGTTCCTCTCCCACCTGGCCAAGAATCGCACCGCCGACCACGCCGCCGAGGTGACGCGGCTGGCCATGGAGCTCTTCGGCGGGCTCGGGTTCCTGGAGGAGTACGCCGTGGCCCGCTGGCACCGCGAGGCGCTGATCACGCCCATCTGGGAGGGGCCGAGCAACATCCAGGCCCTCGACCTGCTGGAGGCCATGCACAAGAAGCGGGCCCACGAGGCGTTCCTGGCCGAGTTCATCCCCATGTTGGAAGAACCCGGCACGCCCGAGGCCCGGGCCGCCCGGGAGGTCCTGGAGGAGACCCTGGCCCGGCTGGCCGAGTTGGCGGCGAGCCGTCCTGCGGAAGCCCAGTGGTACGCCAAGGATGCCGCCGCCCGGCTGGCCGACGCCGCCCAGGTGGGCCTGCTGTACAGGCTGGCCGAGACCGCGGGCGAGCGTTACGCCCACCTCGCCTCCTTGTACGCGCGCCGGTTCCTCCTGGGTGAGGAGTATCCGGCCTGGGCGCTGGAGAAGCCGGAGGTGTGGTCGGCAGGTGTGACGGCCGGGTCCCGGGGGCTGGCATGA
- a CDS encoding AMP-binding protein, which yields MRELVVHEVLQSALHNGPKAEIVYGERRLTYEQFYERVLRLAHSLKKRGVGRGTVLGVLDVNSHRYLELHYASSMLGAVLHTVNFRLPPDDLLYGIRHAGVEWMFVWEGFREPLAEARPLFRNWVWLTEGDASPEQGTPTHEELVQGGRPEVPDEAARVRETDPYSIFYTTGTTGRPKGMLYRHRDILLASLGILPHLAIHPTGAAAGSRDVYMPCIPFFHIHGWGTALFVPYLGAKLVLPGKATPAEQLRLILDEQVTWSNMVPTQVHMLLEAADQAGVRELSGYKILTGGSPVPAGLARRARERGIAYSVIYGGSDQLAATISVVPRGIAPGTPEAWEALRTNMLPLAMVEIRLEDEDGNPVSADGKSIGEVLVRSPWLPDGYYKDPERSRGVYEGGWFRSGDLGVMNPDGTLYVVDRKKDAVKSGGEWIATGVLEALISEHPDVAVVAVIAQPDERWGERPLAVVQPRRELSGDDARACLEAALRSHLAAAVEQGRLARFWIPDRFVFAEQLPLTSAGKINKAALRRELAG from the coding sequence GTGCGCGAGCTGGTCGTCCACGAGGTGTTGCAGAGCGCGCTGCACAACGGGCCGAAGGCCGAGATCGTCTACGGGGAGCGGCGGCTTACCTACGAGCAGTTCTACGAACGGGTGCTACGGCTGGCCCACAGCCTGAAGAAGCGGGGTGTGGGTCGGGGCACCGTGCTGGGGGTCCTGGACGTCAACAGCCACCGGTACCTGGAGCTGCACTACGCCAGCTCCATGCTGGGGGCCGTGTTGCACACGGTGAACTTCCGCCTGCCGCCCGACGACCTGCTCTACGGCATCCGCCACGCGGGCGTGGAGTGGATGTTCGTCTGGGAGGGGTTCCGGGAGCCGCTGGCCGAGGCGCGGCCCCTTTTCCGGAACTGGGTTTGGCTGACCGAGGGCGACGCCTCGCCCGAGCAGGGTACGCCCACCCATGAGGAGCTTGTCCAGGGCGGCCGGCCGGAGGTTCCGGATGAAGCGGCGCGGGTGCGCGAGACCGACCCGTATTCGATCTTCTACACCACCGGCACCACGGGCCGGCCCAAGGGGATGCTCTACCGGCACCGGGACATCCTCCTGGCCTCCCTGGGAATCTTGCCCCACTTGGCCATCCATCCCACCGGGGCGGCGGCTGGCAGCCGCGACGTGTATATGCCGTGCATCCCCTTCTTCCATATCCACGGCTGGGGGACCGCCCTGTTCGTCCCCTACCTGGGCGCCAAGCTGGTCCTGCCGGGCAAGGCCACGCCCGCCGAACAGCTGCGCTTGATCCTGGACGAACAGGTCACCTGGTCCAACATGGTGCCGACCCAGGTCCACATGCTGCTGGAGGCGGCGGACCAGGCCGGTGTCCGCGAGCTCAGCGGATACAAGATCCTCACCGGCGGCAGCCCGGTGCCCGCGGGCTTGGCCCGGCGGGCCCGGGAGCGGGGCATCGCCTACAGCGTGATCTACGGCGGATCCGATCAACTGGCGGCCACCATCTCGGTGGTGCCCCGGGGCATCGCGCCGGGGACGCCCGAGGCCTGGGAGGCGCTGCGGACGAACATGCTGCCGCTGGCCATGGTCGAGATCCGGCTGGAGGACGAGGACGGCAACCCCGTGTCCGCCGACGGCAAGAGCATCGGCGAGGTGCTGGTGCGCTCTCCCTGGCTGCCCGACGGCTACTACAAGGACCCCGAGCGGAGCCGCGGGGTCTATGAAGGCGGCTGGTTCCGCAGCGGCGACTTGGGTGTGATGAACCCCGATGGCACCCTCTACGTGGTTGACCGGAAGAAGGATGCCGTCAAGAGCGGCGGGGAGTGGATCGCCACCGGCGTGCTGGAGGCGCTGATCTCCGAGCATCCCGACGTGGCGGTGGTGGCCGTCATCGCCCAGCCCGACGAGCGCTGGGGCGAACGGCCGCTGGCCGTGGTGCAGCCCCGCCGGGAGCTCTCCGGCGATGACGCCCGGGCTTGCCTGGAAGCGGCGCTCCGGAGCCATCTGGCGGCGGCGGTGGAACAGGGCCGGCTCGCCCGCTTCTGGATCCCCGACCGGTTCGTCTTCGCCGAGCAGCTGCCGCTGACCAGCGCGGGGAAGATCAACAAGGCGGCACTGCGGCGGGAGCTGGCAGGTTAG
- a CDS encoding right-handed parallel beta-helix repeat-containing protein, translating to MLGYRGSYLTAYNNGDYGIYAYDSVYGQFDHSYASGSPDSGFYIGQCKPCHAVITQVVAEYNALGYSGTNTGGNLTIMNSVWRYNMSGIVPNTLDSEKLAPQDGTRIVNNLIYSNHNPAGRLLAADLAGAAGYLVMMILPPVADLALVVWTGRDTGRRRLRPWARVAWVAAAVVLPLVGGFAYWVSARWGRGLSRAAGARS from the coding sequence GTGCTCGGCTACCGCGGCTCGTACCTGACGGCTTACAACAACGGGGATTACGGCATCTACGCCTACGATTCGGTCTACGGCCAGTTCGACCACTCCTACGCCTCGGGCAGCCCCGACTCGGGCTTTTACATCGGCCAGTGCAAGCCGTGCCACGCCGTGATCACCCAGGTGGTGGCCGAGTACAACGCCCTCGGCTACTCGGGGACCAACACCGGCGGCAACCTGACCATCATGAACTCCGTCTGGCGGTACAACATGTCGGGCATCGTTCCCAACACCCTGGACTCGGAGAAGCTGGCCCCCCAGGACGGGACGCGGATCGTCAACAACCTGATCTACAGCAACCACAACCCGGCAGGCCGGCTCCTGGCCGCCGACCTGGCCGGGGCGGCCGGATACCTGGTGATGATGATCCTGCCCCCTGTGGCCGACCTGGCCCTGGTGGTCTGGACGGGCCGGGACACCGGGCGGCGCAGGTTGCGGCCCTGGGCCCGGGTCGCCTGGGTGGCGGCGGCCGTGGTGCTGCCCCTGGTGGGAGGGTTCGCCTACTGGGTGTCGGCGCGGTGGGGCCGCGGGCTGAGCCGGGCGGCGGGAGCGCGGTCGTGA
- a CDS encoding plastocyanin/azurin family copper-binding protein: MREGKTGDDGPAVEPAGVPAAGPALVRAQAGRRCRRPARVLVLVALVVAVAAGSAGTGGEARGVLASGRAEAASGQPSTPSGGPEVYVEGGDDFFRDAVVRVVPGTTVVWKMTGRNPHTVTADDGSWDSGHLMPGDVYRVRFDRPGRYDYYCVYHGAPGGIGMAGAVIVEEPGTRGGAAPGTPGGGASGAPGSTGGQGSGEEPLPPAPPPRPVGPYHTLRVPEDYPTIQAAVDAAEPGDLILVGPGVYREEVVVTKPHLTLRGLDRNRVIIDGEFKRANGIKVLGADDVVVENMTAATTCSTASTGRACSATAART, from the coding sequence ATGCGGGAAGGCAAGACCGGTGATGACGGGCCGGCCGTGGAGCCGGCCGGGGTGCCGGCCGCGGGGCCGGCCCTGGTCAGGGCACAGGCGGGCCGGCGTTGCCGGCGGCCGGCAAGGGTGCTTGTCCTGGTTGCCCTCGTGGTCGCGGTGGCAGCGGGGAGCGCGGGCACCGGGGGCGAGGCCAGGGGCGTCCTAGCCTCCGGAAGGGCGGAGGCCGCATCGGGGCAGCCATCCACCCCCTCTGGGGGGCCCGAGGTGTACGTCGAAGGGGGCGACGACTTCTTCCGCGACGCCGTGGTCCGCGTGGTTCCCGGCACCACGGTGGTCTGGAAGATGACCGGGCGCAACCCCCACACGGTCACCGCCGACGACGGCTCCTGGGACTCGGGGCACCTCATGCCCGGCGATGTGTACCGCGTCCGGTTTGACCGGCCCGGCCGGTACGATTACTACTGCGTCTACCACGGGGCCCCCGGCGGCATCGGGATGGCGGGCGCCGTCATCGTGGAAGAACCCGGCACCAGGGGTGGGGCGGCGCCCGGCACGCCGGGCGGCGGGGCGAGCGGAGCTCCAGGATCGACGGGAGGCCAGGGCTCGGGCGAAGAACCCCTGCCCCCGGCGCCGCCGCCGCGACCGGTGGGACCCTACCACACCCTGCGGGTGCCGGAGGATTACCCGACCATCCAGGCGGCCGTTGACGCCGCCGAACCCGGCGATCTGATCCTGGTGGGGCCGGGCGTGTACCGGGAGGAGGTGGTGGTGACCAAGCCCCACCTGACCCTCCGCGGCCTGGACCGCAACCGGGTGATCATCGACGGGGAGTTCAAGCGGGCCAACGGGATCAAGGTCCTGGGCGCCGACGACGTGGTCGTCGAGAACATGACCGCCGCAACCACCTGCTCAACGGCTTCTACTGGACGGGCGTGCTCGGCTACCGCGGCTCGTACCTGA
- a CDS encoding gamma-glutamyl-gamma-aminobutyrate hydrolase family protein translates to MARPRIGLTSSGSDALGRPSVPRAYLTAVALAGGEPVVLDALDPTAPPPEEVLNGVDGIILVGGGDVDPAYYGADLHRETQPVAPARDAFELALVQLAIQRRVPLLGICRGAQVMNVALGGDLIQHIPECYGETVPHSPANPAGPRALHPVRVVAGSRLHQILEKEVVEVRSRHHQAANRPAPGLRVVATADDGVVEAVEWEDPAHPLAIGVQWHPEDGIEDNPVQQRLFQALVAAARKKGSKE, encoded by the coding sequence GTGGCCCGTCCCCGCATCGGCCTGACCTCGTCCGGTTCGGACGCCCTGGGCCGCCCGTCCGTCCCGAGGGCTTACCTGACGGCCGTCGCCCTGGCGGGCGGCGAACCGGTGGTGCTGGATGCCCTTGATCCCACCGCGCCCCCACCCGAGGAGGTCCTCAACGGGGTGGACGGCATCATTCTGGTGGGCGGTGGCGATGTCGACCCGGCCTACTACGGTGCGGACCTCCACCGGGAAACCCAGCCCGTGGCCCCGGCCCGGGACGCTTTCGAACTGGCCCTCGTGCAGCTGGCCATCCAGCGCCGCGTACCCCTGCTGGGCATCTGCCGCGGCGCCCAGGTGATGAACGTCGCCCTGGGCGGGGACCTGATTCAGCACATCCCCGAGTGCTATGGGGAGACCGTTCCGCACTCCCCCGCCAACCCGGCCGGACCACGGGCGCTGCATCCGGTCCGGGTGGTGGCCGGTTCCCGCCTCCACCAGATCCTGGAGAAGGAGGTCGTTGAGGTCCGGTCCCGGCATCACCAGGCGGCGAACCGCCCCGCCCCCGGCCTGCGCGTGGTAGCCACCGCGGACGACGGCGTGGTCGAAGCCGTGGAGTGGGAAGATCCCGCCCACCCCCTGGCCATCGGCGTCCAGTGGCATCCCGAGGACGGCATCGAGGACAACCCCGTGCAACAGCGGCTGTTCCAGGCGCTGGTGGCGGCAGCCCGGAAAAAGGGCAGCAAGGAATAG
- a CDS encoding RDD family protein, which yields MAVKNPAGFWKRFAASLLDGVVVGGPITFLGYLVTDTADANWFTSLANVLYALVVPVVWHGYTVGKRIVGIRIVRLNGAPVGIGTMFLRSVVGGLVYFVTLGAGLIVSAILVAAREDKRSLHDLIAGTYVTTDPPAVQAAGPVGISS from the coding sequence ATGGCCGTGAAAAATCCGGCCGGCTTTTGGAAACGGTTTGCCGCCAGCCTGCTGGACGGGGTCGTGGTCGGCGGACCCATCACCTTCCTGGGTTATCTGGTCACCGACACCGCGGATGCCAACTGGTTCACGTCGCTGGCCAACGTCCTCTACGCGCTGGTGGTTCCGGTGGTCTGGCACGGGTACACGGTCGGCAAGCGCATCGTGGGAATACGAATCGTACGGCTCAACGGTGCCCCTGTGGGCATCGGCACCATGTTCCTGCGCTCGGTGGTGGGAGGGCTTGTGTACTTCGTCACCCTGGGGGCCGGCCTGATCGTCAGCGCAATCCTGGTGGCGGCCCGGGAAGACAAGCGCTCCCTGCACGATCTCATCGCCGGTACCTATGTGACGACGGATCCGCCCGCTGTCCAGGCCGCCGGGCCCGTGGGGATTTCCTCGTAA